Proteins from a genomic interval of Antedon mediterranea chromosome 5, ecAntMedi1.1, whole genome shotgun sequence:
- the LOC140049343 gene encoding uncharacterized protein: MASSNDPSSISRFRWLIVCFANEITSKELKAAKSLVRDRLGARNYEDIKDTFDFFDKLQEGNHFHEGDTLLLRHILYEIGRNDLIEELNKYNSEYAVIARHYRKHPAASEGPFIGRKDRLEQLFYLLGEKHDDDGVATICISGLPGMGKTRLAKEACYRQIEYHELLFVDLRELSSTESIFNAVLHTMGEVPTLMVDIDVLILRLKQYKPKKAGGAVLLFDNADRPLRTPKEGVKDDVYNNFVELIERIIECGNTCLKVLITTRMGLPRKLCARYEKCVESISIKADELEYDDARDILQYYAGRTDISDEEAQKLVHICGKCPLALKVTGSRLQDHTIPPKKLIEYLESRSDEVTQLGFYGDVNLEACLKNTIDSLPDNQKFRMIRLATVPGTFTSRAAMAILGMKRSQRVEVNLQLQDLKYRNLIETSIDDNEDFNKSDVRYGMHLLMRQFLQKIAQIDKSVTSEYEIGEQEFIGYFLRKLKKIGQLSEKRYKKAMKRKNEDAANFQELLKLLPKQKRSVDTEEWRVISSTVELFYSTKERLKFFKAQRELEYESHNLLQFVEMSAYEGLQMSRINYRYEEILPLLEAAEQELLRTKKPEETSDQMSLTTKLFRKKSEKYFAAKHVNSLTDAEKEKLNLLYQLWGNVCTTCLKDFDKAVERIRIAYDLLKELKLKNTNTARFYSTMADLILNKSRLQQGNALCEKSKIKEALEFYRKAYELRMELTQSEHHPDIPVYLANIGSCYYQLEEGENAIEYYRRSLRVEDEMVIDNEEGYLKTLRNLALALRDEDKYEDAIDFGERCASRRMELLGIHTDTARTYYLLGLFYYERNHRGDMRSAEENFNEALKIEEQLWKQGKPHSVDWENLKRRIQMVLARTEQKMKYPAYKRRFDNAERKSTQEPKETVILSDDDPEVDSSDDSVDEVKVEQMEESDLKSKRHDSNSSDSDEGDTRSVVSKDSGISSLASFKGQGDKFNKPKTAWKENLQS; the protein is encoded by the exons ATGGCGTCGTCAAACGATCCAAGCTCAATTAGTCGTTTTCGATGGCTTATCGTTTGTTTTGCGAACGAAATTACTAGTAAAGAATTGAAGGCGGCAAAATCACTCGTCAGAGACAGACTTGGGGCTAGAAATTATGAGGATATTAAGGACACGTTCGACTTTTTCGATAAGCTACAAGAAGGAAATCATTTCCACGAAGGGGATACTCTCTTACTACGACACATCCTGTATGAGATTGGGCGGAATGATTTGATAGAAGAGCTTAATAAATACAACTCGGAATATGCCGTTATTGCTAGGCATTATCGGAAGCATCCTGCAGCTTCAGAGGGTCCATTTATTGGTAGGAAAGATCGTCTTGAGCAATTGTTTTATCTCCTTGGAGAAAAACATGACGACGATGGTGTGGCAACAATCTGCATCAGTGGCCTTCCTGGTATGGGTAAAACTAGGCTAGCAAAGGAGGCATGTTACCGGCAGATAGAGTACCATGAGTTGCTGTTTGTTGACCTCCGGGAGCTGTCATCGACTGAGAGCATCTTTAATGCAGTTTTGCATACCATGGGTGAAGTTCCTACTTTAATGGTGGATATTGATGTTCTGATTTTGAGGTTGAAACAATACAAACCAAAGAAAGCTG GTGGAGCTGTACTTTTGTTTGACAACGCCGATCGCCCTCTAAGAACACCAAAAGAAGGAGTAAAGGATGACGTGTACAACAACTTTGTTGAACTTATAGAAAGAATTATTGAATGTGGGAACACCTGTCTAAAGGTTTTGATCACAACCAGAATGGGGCTTCCTCGAAAACTTTGTGCACGTTATGAGAAATGTGTGGAGTCTATTTCTATAAAAGCAGATGAACTGGAGTACGATGATGCAAGAGACATCCTGCAGTATTACGCTGGTAGGACCGATATATCTGATGAAGAAGCACAAAAGCTTGTACACATTTGTGGCAAGTGTCCATTGGCGTTGAAAGTAACAGGTAGTCGTCTGCAAGACCACACTATTCCACCTAAAAAACTAATTGAGTATTTGGAGAGTCGCTCAGATGAGGTCACCCAGCTGGGATTTTATGGAGATGTCAATTTAGAAGCTTGCTTGAAGAACACAATTGACAGCTTACCAGACAACCAAAAGTTCCGCATGATTCGACTCGCTACTGTTCCTGGTACTTTTACAAGTCGAGCAGCTATGGCAATTCTTGGAATGAAGCGATCACAGCGAGTTGAAGTGAACCTCCAACTTCAGGATCTCAAATATAGAAACCTGATTGAAACATCGATAGATGACAATGAAGATTTTAACAAGTCTGATGTGCGTTATGGGATGCATCTTCTAATGCGACAATTCCTTCAGAAGATTGCCCAAATAGACAAATCTGTCACGAGTGAATACGAAATTGGAGAGCAAGAGTTTATTGGTTACTTTCTCCGGAAGCTTAAGAAAATTGGACAACTGAGTGAGAAACGATACAAGAAAGCAATGAAACGAAAGAACGAAGATGCAGCTAATTTTCAAGAGCTTCTTAAACTTCTGCCAAAACAAAAAAGAAGTGTTGATACTGAGGAATGGCGAGTAATATCGTCTACTGTGGAGTTATTTTATTCAACCAAAGAAAGATTGAAGTTTTTCAAAGCTCAACGTGAACTTGAGTACGAAAGTCATAATCTTCTACAGTTTGTTGAAATGTCAGCTTATGAAGGATTGCAGATGTCAAGAATTAACTATCGATATGAAGAAATTCTACCATTGCTAGAAGCAGCTGAACAGGAACTTCTGAGAACCAAGAAGCCAGAAGAAACCTCTGATCAAATGTCACTTACAACAAAGCTTTTCAGAAAGaaatctgaaaaatattttgcaGCAAAGCATGTCAATTCTCTTACTGATgctgaaaaagaaaaattaaatttgctTTACCAACTCTGGGGCAATGTTTGTACCACATGTTTGAAAGATTTTGACAAAGCTGTTGAGAGAATCAGGATTGCATATGATCTCTTGAAAGAACTGAAGCTGAAGAATACCAATACAGCTCGTTTCTACAGCACTATGGCAGATCTAATATTGAACAAATCTCGGCTTCAGCAAGGCAATGCTTTGTGTGAAAAGAGCAAAATAAAAGAAGCGCTAGAATTTTACCGCAAGGCATACGAATTAAGAATGGAACTCACCCAATCAGAACATCATCCTGATATTCCAGTTTACCTTGCAAATATTGGTTCATGTTATTATCAGCTGGAAGAAGGAGAAAACGCTATTGAATATTACAGAAGGTCTTTGCGTGTGGAGGATGAAATGGTTATTGATAATGAAGAAGGTTATCTGAAGACTTTGCGAAATCTAGCACTCGCATTGAGAGATGAGGACAA ATATGAAGATGCTATTGACTTTGGAGAAAGGTGTGCGAGTAGGCGTATGGAGTTGCTAGGCATTCATACAGACACAGCACGTACATACTACCTACTAGGTCTGTTCTACTATGAACGCAACCACAGAGGTGATATGCGGAGTGCAGAAGAGAATTTCAATGAGGCACTAAAGATTGAAGAGCAGCTGTGGAAACAAGGCAAGCCTCATTCAGTGGATTGGGAAAATTTAAAGAGAAGAATACAAATGGTTCTTGCAAGAACTGAACAAAAGATGAAGTATCCAGCATATAAACGACGTTTTGAT AATGCAGAGCGAAAATCAACACAAGAACCAAAAGAAACAGTTATTCTGTCAGATGATGACCCTGAAGTAGACTCTTCAG ATGATTCTGTAGATGAAGTAAAAGTGGAACAAATGGAAGAATCGGACCTAAAGAGCAAACGTCACGACAGTAATTCATCAGATTCCGATGAGGGCGACACAAGGTCTGTTGTATCCAAGGACAGCGGTATTTCAAGCTTGGCTTCGTTTAAAGGACAAG GAGACAAATTCAATAAACCCAAAACAGCTTGGAAAGAAAATCTACAGTCATAA
- the LOC140048978 gene encoding carbohydrate sulfotransferase 11-like codes for MPARLEKPLKVTIVLGLLLFATIGIQLRASQVNEKGRLPRHQMGNKRIRYLTTKSPVSSETKRNSTHNRVENTVEFMKRYAKIHKDRQEHTKKMCETYRKNIPSKKMVPRLLVNEKHKIVYCQTPKVSTTSWCRIMLVLSGYKNYTEVMKLSVAEVSKSWKKHVPRITRFSKIEFVDFINMVVAGAGKNVHWNPMYTSCYPCDIHYDVIGHFEDIENEAKYILKHANIDLKFPVATGQHNTHSSSEKKLTKAYSTISASHLAGIYHKYRFDFALFGYTIPSQFT; via the exons atgCCCGCCCGTTTAGAAAAGCCGCTTAAAGTTACTATAGTACTTGGTCTACTTTTGTTTGCAACAATCGGAATACAGCTTCGTGCAAGTCAAGTTAATGAAAAGG GTCGGCTACCACGTCACCAAATGGGCAACAAACGGATAAGATATTTGACAACCAAATCTCCG GTTTCATCAGAAACAAAAAGGAACTCCACACATAACAGAGTTGAAAACACCGTGGAGTTCATGAAACGATATGCAAAGATACACAAAGATAGACAAGAACATACGAAGAAAATGTGTGAAACGTACAGGAAGAATATCCCTAGTAAAAAGATGGTGCCGAGACTTTTGGTAAATGAAAAACACAAAATCGTCTACTGTCAAACGCCAAAAGTCAGTACAACCAGCTGGTGTCGAATAATGTTGGTCTTATCTGGGTACAAGAACTATACAGAAGTCATGAAACTAAGCGTTGCAGAAGTAAGCAAGTCATGGAAAAAACATGTTCCAAGAATTACACGTTTTTCT aaaattgaatttgtagACTTCATCAACATGGTTGTTGCTGGTGCAGGGAAAAACGTTCACTGGAATCCGATGTACACGTCATGTTATCCTTGTGACATTCACTATGACGTCATAGGTCATTTTGAAGATATTGAAAACGAAGcgaaatatattttaaaacatgcaAACATAGATTTGAAGTTCCCAGTAGCTACTGGACAACACAATACACATAGCTCTAGTGAAAAAAAGCTCACTAAGGCTTATTCTACGATCTCAGCCTCTCATCTAGCAGGTATATACCACAAGTATAGATTCGATTTCGCTCTTTTTGGATACACAATTCCTTCGCAATTCACATAA